The Chitinophaga pinensis DSM 2588 region AACGGTTCTCTTTCGGACCACGTGTTACCCTTACTTTTCCTTTCCCCAAAAGCAGATGCCGGTCAGGCGGAGCGATGTAGATACGTCTGCCTATGACAGATTCTTCATCAACAGCATGTGCTACGGGTAGTGTGCCCAGTTTATTTAACACCTCCGGCAATATACCTCTCACCTCGGCTGCCATATGCCATACAATAAATATAGCTGCATCAAAGTTTGCAGGTAAATCACTGACTATTTTTTTTATTGCTTCAAAGCCTCCTGCAGAGGCCCCGATTACAACAATCTTTCTATTATTCATTGATATTTGTGTAATGAATGATAGTCCGGCGGACATTGTGCCAACCGATACAACAGAGAGGTTCCAATACTGTGCCGCAGAATGTAATGAGATACAAGGAAAGGCAGGATAACGGAACAGTCTGTAATACTGCAGATTTGTAACAACTTACATCAGTCAGCTCTCAGCGCAGATTGCAGTGGCAGTCCCTACACTATATCTTGAAATTGTTTCCCGTAAAGTATTTAATGAGAAAGGTTTCGAAATAGCAGCGTCTGCGCCGGCTTCTTTTGCCTGGGCAACGATATCCACAGCAGCAGACATAATAATAACGGGCACGTTTTTAAATTTGTCGTTGCTCTTAATGAAACGGCAAACATCAAGTCCGTTAATGCCGGAAATCTGCTTGTCCAGTATAAAAACATCGGGAACATCGATCTCTCCATTGATGATTTTATCACTGTTTTCAAGATCAGTGAGGGAATAATTCCGGGAAGGGAATGCAAGCTGAAAGATAAATCTTATCGGGGCGTCGTCTTCCACCAGTACGATATGTGTCATGTGGGTAATTGTGATAAGGTCAGTAATGAGTATTAAGTACTTTCCCTTCCGGGAAAAGAAGTGTGCCGATCTAACGTGCAGGGATAAACAAAACATATCGTTCAGGTGTCCCTCCTGAACAGTAAGGTCCAGTTATGCCAAAAAAATTGCTTGCTACACCATACCAGGCGCAGACAAAAGCTGACATAACTGATAGTTGATTAATAAAGACATTTCTAATCGATGGCAAGATGTACAATCATGCATCTCCATCGCAATGAAACCGGTTGATGTTGGTCGCTTACTTCACTTACATGAAAAGAGGCATTCAGATTTTCCTTTGTATTGTCGCTGTCTTACAGGAGTATGTCTTTTCAGCACATATCAGATCTTATGAAAAAATCCTTTAATGGTAAAAAAATCACTATACATTCACAACACAGGCTACAGCAGGACGTTTGAAGTTTTGCTATACATTGCTAAAAGTAATCAATGTTATTAACATTTCCGAAATGTAAACATAAAATATCTATAGTACAGTCTGGCAAAAGACTACGTATCGCCTTTTACATGTATTAAATTAGTCTGAAAACATTCTTTATACCGGTGAGCTTGACAGGACGGTAACCGCGAGAAGCATGCTCACACAGCCGGTATGCCGGGGTAATAAACGTGGACTTAAAGTGGCGATCATTGGTCGTGTGCGTGTATGTGACAGAGACCGTAAAACACACCCAATAAGCATAAACAGTTAATAGGAATGCTGCTTTAGCGGATTACTGCAGTTACAGGAAGGGGATATATTAAATAACGTGTAAACAGCATAGCATTTCACAAAACATACTTCAGGCATGCAACTATTCTCTTTGCACAAAGGCCAGACTAGTCTTTGTATGACATGTGGTTAAAACTGCATGTAATTGTAATAATATTTTTTGCGGATGCGTGCGTATTTTAAACGGTCTGATTCTCTCTACTGGTATTATTGCCATAATATCGGCAGCCTGGTACTGCCGGCTGGCGGTTATACCGTCTTTGTGTATGCACCTCACCTGTAAAGCGACTATCAGCGTTCCATCCCATGTACCTGCAAGGACATACCCGCTCGTATCCGACCATTTCGCCGAGCTTACCGGTAAATGTGATAATAGATCTTTGTCTTGGCAATCAGTATATTTTGTGTTCTCTCAATTTAGCACAATCCA contains the following coding sequences:
- a CDS encoding response regulator, which produces MTHIVLVEDDAPIRFIFQLAFPSRNYSLTDLENSDKIINGEIDVPDVFILDKQISGINGLDVCRFIKSNDKFKNVPVIIMSAAVDIVAQAKEAGADAAISKPFSLNTLRETISRYSVGTATAICAES